A genomic stretch from Bifidobacterium sp. ESL0769 includes:
- the leuC gene encoding 3-isopropylmalate dehydratase large subunit: protein MASTLAEKVWADHLVYQGKDGAPDLIYIDLMLMHEVTSPQAFEGLRLAGRKPRHTDLLIATEDHNTPTVDIDKPNPDKTSAKQLSTLEKNCKEFGVLLHPLGDADQGIVHAFAPNLGLTQPGMTIVCGDSHTSTHGAFGALAFGIGTSEVEHVMATQTLSLKPFKTMAVNVEGELPEGVTAKDIILAIIAKIGIGGGQGHVIEYRGSAIRSLSMDARMTICNMSIEAGARAGMIAPDETTFEYLKGRPYAPTGEMWDKAVAYWKTLKTDDDAKFDKEVTINAADLSPYVTWGTNPGQGAPISADVPDPADIADAEQRQATQSALEYMGLKPGTPIKSIPVDTVFIGSCTNGRIEDLRAAASVMKGHHKADSIHRVLVVPASSRARLQAEDEGLDKIFKDFGAEWRNAGCSMCLGMNPDKLVPGERSVSTSNRNFEGRQGKGGRTHLASPLVAAATAIRGTISSPADL from the coding sequence ATGGCAAGCACATTGGCTGAAAAAGTCTGGGCCGATCACCTGGTGTACCAGGGCAAAGACGGTGCCCCGGACCTGATCTATATCGACCTCATGCTCATGCACGAGGTCACCAGTCCACAGGCGTTCGAGGGCCTGCGACTGGCCGGGCGTAAGCCGCGCCACACCGACCTGCTCATCGCCACCGAAGACCACAACACGCCCACGGTCGACATCGACAAGCCCAATCCGGACAAGACCTCCGCCAAGCAGCTGAGCACGTTGGAGAAGAACTGCAAGGAATTCGGGGTGCTGCTGCATCCGCTCGGCGACGCCGATCAGGGCATCGTCCACGCTTTCGCGCCCAACCTCGGCCTCACGCAGCCTGGCATGACCATCGTCTGCGGCGATTCCCACACTTCTACGCACGGTGCGTTCGGGGCGCTCGCGTTTGGTATCGGCACCAGCGAGGTCGAGCACGTCATGGCTACGCAGACCTTGTCGCTCAAGCCGTTCAAGACCATGGCCGTCAACGTCGAAGGCGAACTGCCGGAAGGTGTCACCGCCAAAGACATCATTCTGGCCATCATCGCAAAAATCGGCATCGGCGGCGGGCAGGGCCACGTCATCGAATACCGCGGTTCCGCGATCCGTTCGCTTTCCATGGACGCACGCATGACCATTTGCAACATGTCCATCGAGGCAGGCGCCCGCGCGGGCATGATCGCCCCCGACGAGACCACCTTCGAGTACTTGAAGGGCCGTCCGTACGCGCCGACTGGTGAGATGTGGGACAAGGCCGTGGCCTATTGGAAGACGCTCAAAACCGACGACGACGCGAAATTCGATAAGGAAGTCACCATCAACGCAGCTGACCTTTCGCCTTACGTCACTTGGGGTACCAACCCCGGCCAGGGCGCACCGATTAGCGCCGATGTGCCCGACCCGGCCGATATCGCCGACGCCGAGCAGCGTCAGGCCACGCAGTCCGCGCTTGAGTACATGGGCCTGAAGCCGGGAACGCCGATCAAGTCGATTCCGGTGGACACTGTCTTCATCGGATCCTGCACCAACGGCCGCATCGAGGATCTTCGTGCCGCCGCGTCCGTGATGAAGGGCCATCACAAGGCCGATTCCATCCATCGTGTGCTGGTCGTGCCGGCCTCATCCCGCGCCCGTCTGCAGGCGGAGGATGAAGGACTCGACAAGATCTTCAAGGACTTCGGTGCGGAATGGCGCAATGCCGGCTGCTCGATGTGCCTTGGGATGAACCCGGACAAGCTTGTACCCGGCGAACGTTCGGTTTCAACCTCGAACCGCAACTTCGAAGGCCGTCAGGGCAAGGGCGGGCGCACGCATCTGGCCTCGCCGCTGGTCGCCGCCGCCACTGCCATCCGCGGCACGATTTCCAGCCCCGCTGACCTGTGA
- a CDS encoding IclR family transcriptional regulator, which produces MDSLSKDPQAARTTRAPKSTGNAAQNSNRASIHDEIHSGVGVLDKTVKILEALESGPSTLGQLVAATGLARPTAHRLAIALERHRFVLRDQHGRFILGSRFAELATAAGEDRLLTAAGPILQTLLDRTGESAQIYRRQGDQRVCIAAVERASGLHDSIPVGAMLSMQAGSAAQILVAWEDSERLHQGLRHAKFTTSTLATVRRRGWADSVNEREEGVCSVSAPIRNSSGQVIAAISISGPSGRMGPSPGRRYAPYVMAGGKYLTDALMKASAGR; this is translated from the coding sequence ATGGACTCATTATCAAAGGATCCCCAAGCGGCGCGGACCACACGCGCGCCCAAATCAACCGGCAATGCTGCCCAAAACTCGAATCGCGCTTCTATTCACGACGAGATTCATTCCGGGGTCGGGGTCCTCGATAAGACTGTCAAGATTCTTGAGGCCCTGGAAAGCGGGCCTTCCACATTAGGTCAACTCGTCGCAGCAACCGGGCTCGCACGCCCGACTGCACATCGCTTGGCCATTGCGCTGGAACGTCATCGTTTCGTACTTCGCGATCAACATGGTCGCTTCATTCTGGGTTCGCGTTTTGCCGAGCTGGCCACCGCCGCTGGTGAAGACCGTTTGCTCACGGCCGCCGGACCAATCCTTCAGACGCTTCTCGACCGCACCGGCGAATCCGCGCAGATCTACCGCCGCCAAGGCGACCAACGCGTTTGCATCGCCGCCGTCGAGCGCGCCAGCGGGCTGCACGATTCCATCCCGGTGGGTGCCATGCTTTCAATGCAGGCCGGCAGCGCCGCGCAAATCCTCGTCGCCTGGGAGGATTCCGAGCGGCTACATCAAGGCTTGCGCCACGCCAAATTCACGACTTCCACGTTGGCGACCGTCCGCCGCCGCGGCTGGGCCGATTCCGTCAACGAACGCGAAGAAGGCGTCTGCTCGGTTTCCGCGCCGATTCGCAACTCCTCCGGCCAGGTCATCGCCGCCATCTCCATCTCTGGCCCTTCCGGCCGCATGGGCCCCTCCCCCGGCCGTCGTTACGCCCCGTACGTCATGGCCGGCGGCAAGTACCTGACCGACGCCCTGATGAAAGCCAGCGCCGGGCGGTAA
- the leuD gene encoding 3-isopropylmalate dehydratase small subunit has product MEKLTQVTGVGVPLRRSNVDTDQIIPAVFLKRVTKTGFEDALFYAWRRDPDFILNKPEYQNKGKILVAGPDFGIGSSREHAVWALRDYGFRVIISPRFADIFYGNTAKNGVLAAIMPQESVELLWKLLEEEPGRDMTVDLKERTVTCGDVTLPFEVNDYTRWRLMNGYDDIDLTLQHEDAIADYEKMRAQRFPFKPKTLPAKHAPEEPVKSARPVDDSSWTGPLKA; this is encoded by the coding sequence ATGGAGAAACTTACGCAGGTCACCGGCGTTGGCGTCCCGCTTCGGCGTTCGAACGTCGACACCGACCAGATCATTCCGGCCGTCTTTTTGAAGCGCGTCACCAAGACCGGCTTTGAGGATGCGCTGTTTTACGCGTGGCGGCGCGATCCGGACTTCATCCTGAACAAGCCCGAGTATCAGAACAAGGGCAAGATTCTGGTCGCCGGCCCCGATTTCGGCATCGGTTCGTCGCGTGAGCATGCGGTTTGGGCGCTGCGCGACTACGGATTCCGCGTCATCATCAGCCCGCGCTTCGCGGACATTTTCTACGGCAACACCGCCAAGAACGGCGTGCTGGCCGCCATCATGCCGCAGGAAAGCGTTGAGCTGCTGTGGAAGCTCTTGGAAGAAGAGCCCGGCCGCGATATGACCGTCGATCTGAAGGAACGCACCGTTACCTGCGGCGACGTCACTTTGCCGTTTGAGGTCAACGATTACACGCGTTGGCGCCTGATGAACGGCTATGACGACATCGATCTGACGTTGCAGCACGAGGACGCCATCGCCGACTACGAAAAGATGCGCGCCCAGCGCTTCCCGTTCAAGCCCAAGACTCTCCCCGCGAAGCATGCTCCGGAAGAGCCCGTCAAGTCCGCTCGTCCGGTTGATGATTCGTCGTGGACCGGACCGTTGAAGGCGTAG